The nucleotide window ACCTCGTGTTTTTCGTTTTCTTCGCACTTGCAATTATGGTGGCTTACAAACCAAAAGCGCTAAAAACATTCTCAATATCCTTAGCCCTCTTAGGCGGAATAGGCATCGCCTACATGCTAGACACTATCTTTCCATTCGGCGTTCTCCGCCCACTCCAAGAAATCGCCCTCCCAATAACAGCCACCACAGCCGCACTCTTTGACATATTAGGCTACAACGTAAGACTAATCTACCCAGCCGCAAGCGGGGGAGAAGCCCTCCCAGGTTTGATAGTAAGTAGCGGAGGAAACACTGCAAGCGTCTCAGTTGCATGGGCCTGCGCAGGAGTCTACAGTTTACTGCTTTACGTGCTGATAATACTGGTTTTCTTTAGAAAAACAAACATCTCAAGCTTCAGAAAAGTACTCTACTTCTTCATCGGACTAATCGGCACATTCTTCTCCTCAGTCCTAAGAATCTTCTCCATAGTTCTGGTTTATCTAAACGAAGGCAGAGAAGCAGCAATGGTCTTCCACGACAGCTACGGAGAACTATACGGCTTCACATGGATATTCACATTCATTATGATAATTGTCTGCATAGAAAGATTCACATTGGTTGAAAAAACAAAAACAGGCATAAATAAAATAAACTCGTACCTTGAAAACACAAAAAATAAACTTGTTTCCAAACTTAAAAAGACAAACCTGAAGACTGAAACTGACTACTCACAGGTCACTT belongs to Candidatus Bathyarchaeota archaeon and includes:
- a CDS encoding archaeosortase/exosortase family protein, with the protein product MKKYWFHIALITIIILPIALLCIFDYYNLEGYNLRYDEATNTFQKWDNTYFNENFTFDVTWKGRMFYLFFAWFLIIETAFDWNEITEKKPKNRYQTIAALIFALIPTIYALATNFLGLDLAVLQYGQSLNIPFINTSNNPSDFLHLFWPLSVEYLVFFVFFALAIMVAYKPKALKTFSISLALLGGIGIAYMLDTIFPFGVLRPLQEIALPITATTAALFDILGYNVRLIYPAASGGEALPGLIVSSGGNTASVSVAWACAGVYSLLLYVLIILVFFRKTNISSFRKVLYFFIGLIGTFFSSVLRIFSIVLVYLNEGREAAMVFHDSYGELYGFTWIFTFIMIIVCIERFTLVEKTKTGINKINSYLENTKNKLVSKLKKTNLKTETDYSQVT